The genome window CACCGCTGGCAGCGTGGGGATgggccgcccccccccgggcCATGGGAGCCAGGTAAGAAGCACTCTGCGGTGCTGGGGGGATCCCTCAGCACCTCCCACTTTCTCCTTGTTCCCCAACAGCCATACCGACAGACGCTGAGGAGCAGGAGTCCTCAGGCACCAACTGCGGGGACTATGGTagggtgggctgtggggctgtctCCAGCGGTGGATCGGATTGGGGGAGTCTTGAGGAACACAGCCCTGTGGAacacacctcacacaggtgaGGAGTACCGTCCCCTGCTGCCCTACCACGAGACCTCGCTGCACAtcctcagcactgccctcagCCCCCTGGACAAGCACAAGTGGAGGAGGAAGCCCTGGTACTGGCGGCTCTTCAAGGTGCTCAAGGTGagcaggaggggatgggagaagggcactGTGTTGGGGGATGCGGCACTCACAAGCCCCTTCCTCCCAGGTCCCTGTGGAGCTGGTACTGCTGCTCACTGTGCCTGTGGTTGACCCTGACAAGGATGACCTCAACTGGAAGAGACCCCTCAACTGCCTGCACATTGTCACCGGGCCCCTGCTCTGCATCTTCACCCTTAAGTCGGGGGCCTGTAAGAGCCTGTGGTACCCTCACAGCCCCTGAGGAGGAGCTAACACTGGGATGGCCCCGAAGCTCCACACTGGAGGCCTCGCTTGCAATGGGGTGGCCTCATCCTCTCCATCCCCCCCAGGGTCTCCTAGCAGGGTGGGGGCCTCCCGTTGTGCCACTGCAGCCAtggcccagcactgagctctttGGGGCCCCTCTATCCAGGTCTCGGGGGAGAAACAGGGCCAGAGGGCACTGGCTTCAGGAGACAGGGCTCGGTGCTGTGCCCCCAGCCTGGTAGGATCCTGCCCAGCCTGTGGGGCCACATGGTtgccctctctctctccctgaTGCAGATGGGCTGTACCAGATCCAGGGCGTCTTCCCGGTCTGGGCACTGGTTGCACTGGCTGGCTCCGTCCTGGCCATCATTGTCTTTGTGACCACACACAATGAAGAGCCACCCAAATACCACTGTGTAAGGTGCccctggccctgagcaccatGTGGGCAAGGACCGTGCCTCCATTGCCCCGAGAGGGTGCAGCCAGGGTCCAGCTTACCTGGTCCTGGCAGGTATTTGCCTTCCTTGGATTCCTGTCCAGCGCTATGTGGATCAATGCAGCAGCCACGGAGCTGGTGAACATCCTGCGGACCCTGGGCATCATCTTCGAGCTGAGCAACACTGTGCTGGGCCTGACCCTACTGGCCTGGGGCAACAGCATTGGAGGTAAGGGCCCTGTGCTATCTGCCTTTGGGGCATACCGTACCTCAGTGGGATGCAGGCACCCCCAGCATCTTCTGTTCTTGCCCTGCAGACACCTTCTCTGACCTCACCATGGCACGGCAGGGCTACCCCCGCATGGCCTTCTCCGCCTGCTTTGGAGGCATCATCTTCAGTATCCTTCAGGGAGCTGGGTGCTGGGTGGCAGGGTGGGGTGCTACTTGGGCCTGCTTCTAAGGGACCTGAGCTGCACAGGATCCATCCTAGAATCTGACACAGGGCAAGGGAAGAGGCTGTGCCTCCCCAGGGGGCCCCAGACTGTGCCAAAGTCCCCTGTTCTCAAGCACTCTGAACTTCGATGGCTTTACCCAGGCTGGGAGAGAGGGATGGTGCTGTCCCCAcccccagggctggggagggatgCTGCACTGTTTCTTCACCCTGAACTGGCCTCAGATATTCTggtgggtgtggggctgggctgcctgctgcagatGACCAACAGCCAGATGGTGGTGAAGGTaaggctgctggctgcagtgcagtggggcTGGCACTGGCAGGATCCCCTTGTCACTCGGTGTACCTCTGTCTCTCCATCAGCTGGAGCCTGACAGCCTCCTCGTGTGGATCTTGGCTGGGGCCCTGGGACTGAGCCTGGTGTTCTCCTTTGTGGCGGTGCCAGCACAGTGCTTCCAGCTGGGCAAGGCATACGGCACCTGCCTCATCCTCTACTACTTGGTCTTTCTCTGCGTGGCCCTGCTCACCGAATTCCGGGTGATCCACCTGGCTGCCACCTGAGCACCGCAGGGCCATGTCCCTGCCCTGCCGCAGCCTGCGGGACCACACGTTTGCTCTCTGGAGAGAGAGCTGGTTAtattttgggaaagaaagaggatttGTTAAGCACTAGCCATCTCCTCGCTCTGCTCTGTTGAACTTCGTTTAACTTGGGGTGTCTCTGAACAAGGATGAGGGTAAAGGCTTGGCTGCTGCCCCAGGGCAGAGGACTGGAGCAGCTGCGGGGGAGCACACACTGGGATATCCCTTCACCTCCCCACCTGGGCTCCTCTGGGGCTGGCAGCCACGAACTATGGGGAAATTGGAAAGTAAAGGCTTGAGTGCAACTCTGGGAACCTCTGTCATTGCAAGGGGCTGTGAGCCTTCAGCAGGTGAATTGAAAGAGCAAGTGGAGGTATTACAGTGAGGGAAAGcaccagagcagctctgcacgCAAAGCTGACAAC of Gallus gallus isolate bGalGal1 chromosome 15, bGalGal1.mat.broiler.GRCg7b, whole genome shotgun sequence contains these proteins:
- the SLC8B1 gene encoding mitochondrial sodium/calcium exchanger protein isoform X2 gives rise to the protein MCDGGGKPRQGRKRPRPQGERRPPARRGRVWDTQLFPQCREVRKRNSSERCRFVRGTPDCRLDGGFLDYLGGAFCTFPSSLLPLSVSLYVSAGTGGRWAGDPGWGMLGHGRRGTSPPAGALAPLPLRHPRRDGGEVLLPQPVGHLHQPEAVPQRGSVTFLAFGNGAPDIFSAVVAFSDPRTAGLAVGAIFGAGIFVTTVVAGGIALVKPFAAASRPFLRDVIFYMVAVFLTFLVLYFGYITLGEALGYLGLYVFYVFTVVLCTWIHRWQRGDGPPPPGPWEPAIPTDAEEQESSGTNCGDYGEEYRPLLPYHETSLHILSTALSPLDKHKWRRKPWYWRLFKVLKVPVELVLLLTVPVVDPDKDDLNWKRPLNCLHIVTGPLLCIFTLKSGAYGLYQIQGVFPVWALVALAGSVLAIIVFVTTHNEEPPKYHCLTWSWQVFAFLGFLSSAMWINAAATELVNILRTLGIIFELSNTVLGLTLLAWGNSIGDTFSDLTMARQGYPRMAFSACFGGIIFNILVGVGLGCLLQMTNSQMVVKLEPDSLLVWILAGALGLSLVFSFVAVPAQCFQLGKAYGTCLILYYLVFLCVALLTEFRVIHLAAT
- the SLC8B1 gene encoding mitochondrial sodium/calcium exchanger protein precursor — encoded protein: MGPLWALRVAGALSVAGVLAGHDGSQRAGQPAALDAGTRGDGVGHDRGVDCREVRKRNSSERCRFVRGTPDCRLDGGFLDYLGGAFCTFPSSLLPLSVSLYALWLLYLFVILGVTAEKFFCPNLSAISTNLKLSHNVAGVTFLAFGNGAPDIFSAVVAFSDPRTAGLAVGAIFGAGIFVTTVVAGGIALVKPFAAASRPFLRDVIFYMVAVFLTFLVLYFGYITLGEALGYLGLYVFYVFTVVLCTWIHRWQRGDGPPPPGPWEPAIPTDAEEQESSGTNCGDYGEEYRPLLPYHETSLHILSTALSPLDKHKWRRKPWYWRLFKVLKVPVELVLLLTVPVVDPDKDDLNWKRPLNCLHIVTGPLLCIFTLKSGAYGLYQIQGVFPVWALVALAGSVLAIIVFVTTHNEEPPKYHCVFAFLGFLSSAMWINAAATELVNILRTLGIIFELSNTVLGLTLLAWGNSIGDTFSDLTMARQGYPRMAFSACFGGIIFNILVGVGLGCLLQMTNSQMVVKLEPDSLLVWILAGALGLSLVFSFVAVPAQCFQLGKAYGTCLILYYLVFLCVALLTEFRVIHLAAT